The Deltaproteobacteria bacterium genome has a window encoding:
- a CDS encoding GAF domain-containing protein: MPSLRVQVPGKGPTVYHLYKKITSLGSSPDNDIVLPDPLIADSFAHIHFDGSCYHFATIDRRTAVTINGKRRKKHKLAHEDKIAVGPIELVFSMIDDHPAREEEAAETIADVDAYRKLYEFSARLMEQHKLADLLEELMDAVIEITNADKGFLILMEGDQLDVKVARNLKRENIADAVSQLSDSIIAKVVRSRQPVIISDAMNDAEFASAKSVMNLRLSSVICVPLLDRGKLLGIIYVGNSNIVDLFTQDTLNALTVFAAQAALIVANALLVDELRHDNRALHEQLEQMRFGDIVGASPAMQDVFRKIEKVAGTDISVLITGETGTGKELIAREIHSRSQRRDKPFVTINCGAIPENLLESELFGHVRGAFTGAVANKQGKFQAADGGTLFLDEIGEMPLALQVKILRAIQEKVVVRVGDTRPEAVDIRIVAATNRDLEQEIAAGRFREDLYYRLNVVNLHLPPLRDRGEDVLVLARYLLGRYAREYGAKVRGFSPNASVAIRKYHWPGNIREMENRIKKAVVLAEGPMIGPDDLGLTADELPRILPLAEAKEKFQRDYINEVLALNNGNRTKTARDLGVDPRTIFRHLEKEEQDRQNTR; the protein is encoded by the coding sequence ATGCCTTCGTTGCGCGTCCAGGTGCCCGGCAAGGGCCCGACCGTCTACCACCTGTACAAGAAGATCACGTCGCTCGGTTCGTCGCCCGACAACGACATCGTGCTGCCGGATCCGCTGATCGCCGACAGCTTCGCCCACATCCACTTCGACGGCAGCTGCTACCACTTCGCGACGATCGACCGCCGCACGGCGGTGACCATCAACGGCAAGCGCCGCAAGAAACACAAGCTCGCGCACGAAGACAAGATTGCGGTCGGCCCGATCGAACTCGTGTTTTCGATGATCGACGACCATCCGGCGCGCGAGGAGGAAGCGGCGGAGACGATCGCGGACGTCGACGCCTACCGCAAGCTCTACGAGTTCTCGGCGCGCCTGATGGAACAACACAAGCTCGCCGACCTGCTCGAAGAGCTGATGGACGCGGTCATCGAGATCACCAACGCCGACAAGGGCTTTCTCATCTTGATGGAGGGAGACCAGCTCGACGTGAAGGTCGCACGCAACCTGAAGCGGGAGAACATCGCCGACGCGGTCAGCCAGCTGTCCGACTCGATCATCGCCAAAGTGGTCCGCAGTCGCCAGCCGGTGATCATCTCGGACGCGATGAACGACGCCGAGTTCGCGTCGGCCAAGTCGGTCATGAACCTGCGTCTGTCGTCGGTCATCTGCGTCCCGCTGCTCGACCGGGGCAAGCTGCTCGGCATCATCTACGTCGGCAACAGCAACATCGTCGACCTGTTTACGCAGGACACGCTCAACGCGCTCACGGTGTTCGCCGCCCAGGCGGCGCTCATCGTCGCCAACGCGCTGCTCGTCGACGAGCTGCGCCACGACAACCGCGCCCTGCACGAACAGCTCGAGCAGATGCGCTTCGGCGACATCGTCGGCGCGAGCCCCGCCATGCAGGACGTGTTTCGCAAGATCGAAAAAGTCGCGGGGACCGACATCTCGGTGCTCATCACCGGCGAGACCGGTACGGGCAAGGAACTGATCGCGCGCGAGATTCACAGTCGATCGCAGCGCCGCGACAAGCCGTTCGTCACGATCAACTGCGGCGCGATCCCGGAGAACTTGCTCGAGTCGGAACTGTTCGGCCACGTGCGCGGCGCGTTCACCGGTGCGGTCGCCAACAAGCAGGGCAAGTTCCAGGCGGCCGACGGCGGCACCCTGTTTCTCGACGAGATCGGCGAAATGCCGCTCGCGCTGCAGGTCAAGATCCTGCGCGCGATCCAGGAGAAGGTCGTCGTGCGGGTCGGCGACACGCGTCCGGAAGCGGTGGACATCCGCATCGTCGCCGCGACCAACCGCGACCTCGAACAGGAGATCGCCGCCGGTCGCTTCCGCGAAGACCTGTACTACCGGCTGAACGTGGTGAATCTGCACCTGCCGCCGCTGCGCGACCGCGGCGAGGACGTGCTCGTGCTCGCGCGCTACCTGCTCGGCCGCTACGCGCGCGAATACGGCGCGAAGGTGCGGGGGTTTTCGCCCAATGCGTCGGTCGCGATCCGCAAGTACCACTGGCCGGGGAACATCCGCGAGATGGAAAACCGGATCAAAAAGGCGGTCGTGCTCGCAGAGGGCCCGATGATCGGGCCGGACGACCTCGGACTCACGGCGGACGAACTGCCGCGCATCCTGCCGCTGGCCGAGGCAAAGGAGAAGTTCCAGCGCGACTACATCAACGAGGTGCTCGCGCTCAACAATGGAAACCGCACGAAGACGGCGCGCGACCTCGGCGTCGATCCGCGCACGATCTTCCGCCACCTCGAAAAAGAGGAACAGGATCGCCAAAACACGCGATAA